A DNA window from Streptomyces canus contains the following coding sequences:
- a CDS encoding Phenylacetic acid catabolic protein, producing the protein MVVECGHHQLLRPDPYHRHYAAEWTVRLGDGTTESRRRVKAALDSVTPWPRELLADRTAAPLGAAPAAVAHRTWSEPAEVLRSAGLNRTQAGLHDSTLVTAIADSGRDGAHTGIPPVSTSPTSSPVNRARRTCSRDAWTPGGSSR; encoded by the coding sequence ATGGTCGTCGAGTGTGGTCACCACCAACTCCTGCGACCCGACCCGTACCACCGCCATTACGCCGCCGAGTGGACCGTGCGGCTCGGTGACGGCACCACGGAGTCCCGCCGACGCGTGAAGGCAGCCCTGGACTCGGTCACGCCCTGGCCGCGGGAACTGCTGGCCGACCGCACCGCGGCTCCCCTTGGCGCTGCTCCGGCCGCCGTCGCCCACCGGACCTGGTCGGAACCCGCCGAAGTGCTCCGGTCGGCCGGACTGAACCGTACCCAGGCCGGCCTACACGACTCGACCCTCGTCACCGCCATAGCCGACTCCGGCCGGGATGGAGCCCACACCGGTATCCCGCCCGTTTCCACCTCGCCCACGTCCTCTCCCGTGAACCGCGCGAGGCGGACATGCTCTCGGGACGCCTGGACACCGGGCGGCTCCTCGCGCTGA